In a genomic window of Muntiacus reevesi chromosome 1, mMunRee1.1, whole genome shotgun sequence:
- the ING4 gene encoding inhibitor of growth protein 4 isoform X2: MAAGMYLEHYLDSIENLPFELQRNFQLMRDLDQRTEDLKAEIDKLASEYMSSARSRSSEEKLALLRQIQEAYGKCKEFGDDKVQLAMQTYEMVDKHIRRLDTDLARFEADLKEKQIESSDYDSSSSKGRTQKEKKAARARSKGKNSDEEAPKATQKKLKLVRTSPEYGMPSVTFGSVHPSDVLDMPVDPNEPTYCLCHQVSYGEMIGCDNPDCSIEWFHFACVGLTTKPRGKWFCPRCSQERKKK; the protein is encoded by the exons ATGGCTGCGGGGATGTATTTGGAACATTATCTGGACA GTATTGAAAACCTGCCCTTTGAACTGCAGAGAAACTTCCAGCTCATGAGGGACCTGGACCAAAGAACAGAGG ACCTGAAGGCTGAAATTGACAAGTTGGCCAGTGAATACATGAGTAGTGCCCGCAGCCGGAGCTCCGAGGAAAAATTGGCCCTTCTGAGGCAGATCCAGGAAGCCTATGGCAAGTGCAAGGAGTTTGGTGATGACAAGGTGCAGCTTGCCATGCAGACCTATGAGATG GTGGACAAACACATTCGGCGACTGGACACAGACCTGGCCCGCTTTGAAGCTGATCTGAAGGAGAAGCAGATTGAGTCAAGTGACTATGACAGCTCTTCCAGCAAAG GTCGGactcaaaaggagaagaaggctgCCCGTGCTCGTTCCAAAGGGAAAAACTCAGACGAAGAAGCCCCCAAGGCCACCCAGAAGAAGTTAAAACTTGTGCGCAC AAGCCCTGAGTATGGGATGCCCTCAGTGACCTTTGGCAGTGTCCACCCCTCTGATGTGTTGGATATGCCTGTGGATCCCAACGAACCCACCTATTGCCTTTGTCACCAGGTCTCCTACGGGGAGATGATTGGCTGTGACAACCCTGAC TGCTCCATCGAGTGGTTCCACTTTGCCTGTGTGGGGCTGACCACCAAGCCTCGGGGGAAATG GTTTTGCCCACGCTGCTCCCAAGAacgaaaaaagaaatag
- the LPAR5 gene encoding lysophosphatidic acid receptor 5, which yields MQANSSANKSLQAECPDYQPIHHLHLVVYSVVLAAGLPLNALALWVFLRALRVHSVVCVYMCNLAASDLLFTLSLPLRLSYYARHYWPFPDFLCQLAGAVFQMNMYGSCIFLTLINVDRYAAIVHPLRLRHLRRPRVARLLCLGVWALILVFAVPIILAHQPSSCARDGRDVFLCFESFSDKLWKGSLLPLLLLAEALGFLLPLAAVVYSSGRVFWTLARPDATRSQRRRKTVRLLLASLVIFLLCFVPYNVTLAVYGLLRGEVVSASSEARKKVRGVLMVTVLLAGANCVLDPLVYYFSAEGFRNTLRGLSAPLRGRTLAANGAQEALAEPLTETAQASTLTAASQGKLRPSDPRSSFTPSHEDSSFRTHSRSYQSAVPSPPLPRLWHSQTPRGVHRGAVGWALGLRSGSSHSRMQKRTKCGAQGRAEGRASLEMSLTRGDGEPRRTPSPAPRKCCYEPAHAEAGGWMKCHWRAGNAADSW from the coding sequence ATGCAAGCCAACTCTTCGGCCAACAAGTCTCTTCAGGCCGAGTGCCCGGACTACCAGCCCATCCATCATTTGCATCTGGTGGTCTACAGCGTGGTGCTGGCGGCCGGGCTCCCCCTCAACGCCCtggccctctgggtcttcctgcgCGCGCTGCGCGTGCACTCGGTGGTGTGCGTGTACATGTGCAACCTGGCGGCCAGCGACCTGCTCTTCACCCTCTCGCTGCCCTTGCGCCTGTCCTACTATGCGCGGCACTACTGGCCCTTCCCGGACTTTCTGTGCCAGCTGGCGGGCGCCGTCTTCCAGATGAACATGTACGGCAGCTGCATCTTCCTGACGCTCATCAACGTGGACCGCTACGCCGCCATTGTGCACCCGCTGCGGCTGCGCCACCTGCGGCGGCCCCGCGTGGCGCGGCTGCTCTGCCTGGGCGTGTGGGCGCTCATCCTGGTCTTCGCCGTGCCCATCATCCTGGCGCACCAGCCCTCGTCCTGCGCCAGAGACGGCCGCGACGTGTTCCTGTGCTTCGAGAGCTTCAGCGACAAGCTGTGGAAGGGCAGCCTCCTGCCGCTCTTGCTGCTGGCCGAGGCGCTGGGCTTCCTGCTGCCCCTGGCGGCCGTGGTCTACTCGTCGGGCCGCGTCTTCTGGACCTTGGCGCGGCCCGACGCCACGCGGAGCCAGCGGCGGCGGAAGACGGTGCGCCTCCTGCTGGCGAGCCTGGTCATCTTCCTGCTGTGCTTCGTGCCCTATAACGTCACGCTGGCCGTGTACGGGCTGCTACGCGGCGAGGTGGTGTCCGCCAGCTCCGAGGCGCGCAAGAAGGTGCGCGGGGTGCTGATGGTCACGGTGCTGCTGGCCGGCGCCAACTGCGTGCTCGACCCGCTCGTCTACTACTTCAGCGCCGAGGGCTTCCGCAACACCCTGCGCGGCCTGAGCGCCCCGCTCCGGGGCAGGACCTTGGCCGCCAACGGGGCTCAGGAGGCGCTCGCCGAACCGCTCACCGAGACGGCCCAAGCCTCTACTCTGACCGCCGCCAGTCAGGGGAAGCTCCGGCCCTCCGACCCCCGGTCATCCTTCACCCCGTCCCACGAGGATTCGTCCTTCAGAACGCACAGTCGTTCGTACCAGAGCGCGGTCCCCTCGCCCCCGCTTCCGCGCCTCTGGCACTCTCAGACACCCCGGGGTGTGCACCGGGGGGCGGTAGGGTGGGCGCTGGGACTTAGGAGTGGCAGCTCCCACTCCCGGATGCAGAAGAGAACGAAGTGTGGGGCCCAGGGGCGCGCGGAAGGAAGAGCGTCGCTGGAAATGTCTTTAACTAGGGGTGATGGTGAGCCGCGGAggaccccttccccagcccctagAAAGTGTTGCTATGAACCTGCCCAtgcagaggcaggaggctggaTGAAATGCCATTGGCGGGCAGGAAACGCGGCCGACAGCTGGTAG
- the ING4 gene encoding inhibitor of growth protein 4 isoform X1: protein MAAGMYLEHYLDSIENLPFELQRNFQLMRDLDQRTEDLKAEIDKLASEYMSSARSRSSEEKLALLRQIQEAYGKCKEFGDDKVQLAMQTYEMVDKHIRRLDTDLARFEADLKEKQIESSDYDSSSSKGKKSRTQKEKKAARARSKGKNSDEEAPKATQKKLKLVRTSPEYGMPSVTFGSVHPSDVLDMPVDPNEPTYCLCHQVSYGEMIGCDNPDCSIEWFHFACVGLTTKPRGKWFCPRCSQERKKK from the exons ATGGCTGCGGGGATGTATTTGGAACATTATCTGGACA GTATTGAAAACCTGCCCTTTGAACTGCAGAGAAACTTCCAGCTCATGAGGGACCTGGACCAAAGAACAGAGG ACCTGAAGGCTGAAATTGACAAGTTGGCCAGTGAATACATGAGTAGTGCCCGCAGCCGGAGCTCCGAGGAAAAATTGGCCCTTCTGAGGCAGATCCAGGAAGCCTATGGCAAGTGCAAGGAGTTTGGTGATGACAAGGTGCAGCTTGCCATGCAGACCTATGAGATG GTGGACAAACACATTCGGCGACTGGACACAGACCTGGCCCGCTTTGAAGCTGATCTGAAGGAGAAGCAGATTGAGTCAAGTGACTATGACAGCTCTTCCAGCAAAGGCAAAAAGA GTCGGactcaaaaggagaagaaggctgCCCGTGCTCGTTCCAAAGGGAAAAACTCAGACGAAGAAGCCCCCAAGGCCACCCAGAAGAAGTTAAAACTTGTGCGCAC AAGCCCTGAGTATGGGATGCCCTCAGTGACCTTTGGCAGTGTCCACCCCTCTGATGTGTTGGATATGCCTGTGGATCCCAACGAACCCACCTATTGCCTTTGTCACCAGGTCTCCTACGGGGAGATGATTGGCTGTGACAACCCTGAC TGCTCCATCGAGTGGTTCCACTTTGCCTGTGTGGGGCTGACCACCAAGCCTCGGGGGAAATG GTTTTGCCCACGCTGCTCCCAAGAacgaaaaaagaaatag
- the ACRBP gene encoding acrosin-binding protein isoform X1 yields MRHLAAGTFLSLLRVLLLPLAPAPAQDSASTSTPGSPLSPTEYERFFALLTPTWKAETTCRLRATHGCRNPTLVQLDQYENHGLVPDGAVCSDLPYASWFESFCQFTQYRCSNHVYYAKRVRCSQPVSILSPNTVKEVDSSPEVPSPTTATSSMSSHITATERQVFQPWPERLNSNVEELLQSSLSLGGQEQGQEHKQEQGQEHKQELGQEHKQEEAQEQEEQEEQEEEQEEEKQEEGQGTEEALESVSRLQADPEPKFPSELVSSNPFSFTPRVREVESTPMLMENLQELIRSAQEMDEMNDVYDGETIWRSQSPGSLLQLPHVEALLTLCYSIVENTCVITPTAKAWQYLENEILGFGMSVCDSLGRRHLAACTLCDFCSLKLEQCHSEANLQRQQCDSSHKTPFVSPLLASQSMTIGTQIGSLKSGRFYGLDLYGGLRMDFWCARLATKGCEDNRVASWLQTEFLSFQDGDFPTRICDTEYVQYPNYCAFKSQQCMMRNRDRKVSRMRCLQNETYTVLTQDKSEDLVLRWSQEFSTLTLGQAG; encoded by the exons ATGAGGCATCTCGCCGCAGGCACCTTTCTCTCACTCCTGAGGG TGCTGCTCCTGCCTCTGGCACCGGCCCCTGCCCAGGACTCCGCCTCAACCTCCACGCCGGGCAGCCCCCTGTCCCCCACGGAGTATGAGCGCTTCTTCGCACTGCTGACCCCTACCTGGAAGGCGGAGACCACCTGCCGGCTCCGCGCCACCCACGGCTGCCGGAACCCCACCCTCGTCCAGCTAGACCAGTATGAAAACCACGGCCTGGTGCCGGATG GCGCAGTCTGCTCCGACCTCCCGTACGCCTCCTGGTTTGAGTCCTTCTGCCAGTTCACCCAGTATCGTTGCTCCAACCATGTCTACTATGCCAAG AGGGTCCGATGCTCCCAGCCAGTCTCCATCCTCTCACCCAACACTGTCAAGGAGGTGGACAGTTCACCTGAAGTGCCGTCACCCACCACAGCAACCTCCTCCATGTCCTCCCACATCACAG CCACCGAACGACAGGTCTTCCAGCCCTGGcccgagcgactgaacagcaacgtgGAGGAGCTGCTCCAGTCCTCCTTGTCCTTGGGCGGCCAGGAGCAAGGGCAGGAGCACAAACAGGAGCAGGGGCAGGAGCACAAACAGGAGCTGGGGCAGGAGCACAAGCAGGAGGAAGCGCAGGAGcaagaggagcaggaggagcaggaggaggagcaggaggaggagaagcaggaggagggCCAGGGCACAGAGGAGGCGCTGGAGTCAGTGTCTAGGCTGCAGGCAGACCCAGAGCCCAAGTTTCCGTCTGAACTTGTGTCCTCCAACCCTTTCTCCTTCACTCCCCGGGTGCGGGAAGTGGAGTCTACTCCCATGTTGATGGAGAATCTCCAGGAGCTTATCCGATCGGCGCAGGAGATGGATGAAATGAATGATGTGTATGATGGGGAGACCATCTGGAGATCCCAGAGCCCTGGCAG CCTGCTACAGCTGCCCCATGTGGAGGCCTTGCTGACCCTGTGCTACTCGATTGTGGAGAACACCTGCGTCATAACCCCGACAGCCAAGGCCTGGCAGTACTTGGAAAATGAGATCCTTGGTTTCGGGATGTCG GTCTGTGACAGCCTGGGGCGGCGACACTTAGCCGCGTGTACCCTCTGTGACTTCTGCTCGCTGAAGCTGGAGCAGTGCCACTCGGAGGCCAACCTGCAGCGACAGCAGTGCGACAGCTCCCACAAAACACCCTTCGTCAGCCCCCTGCTCGCCTCCCAGAGCATGACCATCGGCACCCAG ATAGGGAGCCTGAAATCGGGCCGCTTTTACGGGCTGGACTTGTACGGCGGGCTGCGCATGGACTTCTGGTGTGCCCGGCTGGCCACTAAGGGCTGCGAAGACAACCGAGTGGCCAGCTGGCTCCAGACTGAGTTCCTGAGCTTCCAGGATGGAGACTTTCCCACCAGG ATCTGTGACACGGAATATGTGCAGTACCCCAACTACTGTGCCTTCAAAAGCCAGCAGTGTATGATGAGAAACAGGGACCGGAAG GTGTCCCGCATGAGATGTCTGCAGAATGAGACGTACACCGTCCTGACTCAGGACAAGAGTGAGGACCTCGTGCTTCGATGGAGCCAGGAGTTTAGCACCTTGACCCTTGGTCAGGCCGGATGA
- the ACRBP gene encoding acrosin-binding protein isoform X2, whose product MRHLAAGTFLSLLRVLLLPLAPAPAQDSASTSTPGSPLSPTEYERFFALLTPTWKAETTCRLRATHGCRNPTLVQLDQYENHGLVPDGAVCSDLPYASWFESFCQFTQYRCSNHVYYAKRVRCSQPVSILSPNTVKEVDSSPEVPSPTTATSSMSSHITATERQVFQPWPERLNSNVEELLQSSLSLGGQEQGQEHKQEQGQEHKQELGQEHKQEEAQEQEEQEEQEEEQEEEKQEEGQGTEEALESVSRLQADPEPKFPSELVSSNPFSFTPRVREVESTPMLMENLQELIRSAQEMDEMNDVYDGETIWRSQSPGSLLQLPHVEALLTLCYSIVENTCVITPTAKAWQYLENEILGFGMSVCDSLGRRHLAACTLCDFCSLKLEQCHSEANLQRQQCDSSHKTPFVSPLLASQSMTIGTQICDTEYVQYPNYCAFKSQQCMMRNRDRKVSRMRCLQNETYTVLTQDKSEDLVLRWSQEFSTLTLGQAG is encoded by the exons ATGAGGCATCTCGCCGCAGGCACCTTTCTCTCACTCCTGAGGG TGCTGCTCCTGCCTCTGGCACCGGCCCCTGCCCAGGACTCCGCCTCAACCTCCACGCCGGGCAGCCCCCTGTCCCCCACGGAGTATGAGCGCTTCTTCGCACTGCTGACCCCTACCTGGAAGGCGGAGACCACCTGCCGGCTCCGCGCCACCCACGGCTGCCGGAACCCCACCCTCGTCCAGCTAGACCAGTATGAAAACCACGGCCTGGTGCCGGATG GCGCAGTCTGCTCCGACCTCCCGTACGCCTCCTGGTTTGAGTCCTTCTGCCAGTTCACCCAGTATCGTTGCTCCAACCATGTCTACTATGCCAAG AGGGTCCGATGCTCCCAGCCAGTCTCCATCCTCTCACCCAACACTGTCAAGGAGGTGGACAGTTCACCTGAAGTGCCGTCACCCACCACAGCAACCTCCTCCATGTCCTCCCACATCACAG CCACCGAACGACAGGTCTTCCAGCCCTGGcccgagcgactgaacagcaacgtgGAGGAGCTGCTCCAGTCCTCCTTGTCCTTGGGCGGCCAGGAGCAAGGGCAGGAGCACAAACAGGAGCAGGGGCAGGAGCACAAACAGGAGCTGGGGCAGGAGCACAAGCAGGAGGAAGCGCAGGAGcaagaggagcaggaggagcaggaggaggagcaggaggaggagaagcaggaggagggCCAGGGCACAGAGGAGGCGCTGGAGTCAGTGTCTAGGCTGCAGGCAGACCCAGAGCCCAAGTTTCCGTCTGAACTTGTGTCCTCCAACCCTTTCTCCTTCACTCCCCGGGTGCGGGAAGTGGAGTCTACTCCCATGTTGATGGAGAATCTCCAGGAGCTTATCCGATCGGCGCAGGAGATGGATGAAATGAATGATGTGTATGATGGGGAGACCATCTGGAGATCCCAGAGCCCTGGCAG CCTGCTACAGCTGCCCCATGTGGAGGCCTTGCTGACCCTGTGCTACTCGATTGTGGAGAACACCTGCGTCATAACCCCGACAGCCAAGGCCTGGCAGTACTTGGAAAATGAGATCCTTGGTTTCGGGATGTCG GTCTGTGACAGCCTGGGGCGGCGACACTTAGCCGCGTGTACCCTCTGTGACTTCTGCTCGCTGAAGCTGGAGCAGTGCCACTCGGAGGCCAACCTGCAGCGACAGCAGTGCGACAGCTCCCACAAAACACCCTTCGTCAGCCCCCTGCTCGCCTCCCAGAGCATGACCATCGGCACCCAG ATCTGTGACACGGAATATGTGCAGTACCCCAACTACTGTGCCTTCAAAAGCCAGCAGTGTATGATGAGAAACAGGGACCGGAAG GTGTCCCGCATGAGATGTCTGCAGAATGAGACGTACACCGTCCTGACTCAGGACAAGAGTGAGGACCTCGTGCTTCGATGGAGCCAGGAGTTTAGCACCTTGACCCTTGGTCAGGCCGGATGA